In Diadema setosum chromosome 19, eeDiaSeto1, whole genome shotgun sequence, a genomic segment contains:
- the LOC140243093 gene encoding polycomb protein eed-like, with the protein MSEKNNKGLGGDVNEDVASENGDFLPKPPFKKSRTSGLSDESNTSISIGENNLMDIDDSKSETTTQSLDSTNSRSETPTSVTNTGQGSSLVSKRWGRGKWKVKKCKLQYKCSCYVKEDHGQPIFGVTFNPCRKDSDPIVFSAVGSNRVSIYELQDDGKIKLLQSYLDADSDENFYTCAWTYEETTGLPLLAVAGSRGVIRILSPITLQCIKHYIAHGNAVNELKVHPHDCNLLLSVSKDHSVRLWNLKTDTLVAIFGGVEGHRDEVLSADFDIEGKRIASCGMDHSLKVWNFSKDNIQSAIQASYAYVASKTNKPFKSLYVNTPDFTTRDIHRNYVDCVRWLGDFVLSKSCENCIVCWKPGLIHDALDAIKPSMSQVTVLHRFDYTQCDIWFMRFSMDYRQRILALGNQIGKIFVWDLEVEDPAKAKCATFTHPKCVAAIRQTALNHDGSILLAVCDDGTIWRWDRIK; encoded by the exons ATGTCGGAAAAGAATAACAAAGGCCTCGGTGGCGACGTGAATGAAGACGTTGCTTCGGAAAATGGCGACTTCTTGCCTAAGCCACCCTTCAAAAAATCTAGAACGTCGGGTCTTAGCGATGAATCCAACACTTCAATAAGTATCGGTGAAAACAAT CTGATGGATATTGATGACTCCAAGAGTGAGACCACGACCCAGTCCCTGGACAGCACCAACTCTCGTTCAGAGACACCCACGAGTGTCACCAACACAGGTCAAGGGTCATCACTAGTGTCCAAACGCTGGGGGCGGGGGAAGTGGAAGGTCAAAAAGTGCAAACTTCAGTACAAGTGTAGCTGCTATGTAAAG GAGGACCATGGTCAGCCCATATTTGGTGTGACCTTTAACCCCTGCAGAAAGGACAGTGACCCCATAGTTTTTTCTGCGGTGGGCAGTAACCGAGTCTCCATCTATGAGCTTCAGGATGATGGGAAAATCAAGCTGCTCCAGAGCTACCTAGATGCAGAC TCTGATGAGAACTTCTACACCTGTGCCTGGACATACGAGGAAACAACGGGGCTCCCTCTGTTGGCAGTGGCTGGCTCAAGGGGTGTCATCCGTATACTAAGCCCCATCACACTTCAGTGTATAAAG CATTACATTGCCCATGGCAACGCAGTCAACGAATTAAAGGTGCATCCACATGACTGCAACCTTCTCTTGTCTGTGAGCAAAG ACCACTCAGTCAGACTGTGGAACCTCAAGACTGACACGCTAGTGGCAATCTTTGGTGGGGTCGAAGGTCACAGAGATGAGGTGCTGTCAGCG GACTTTGACATTGAAGGAAAGCGGATAGCCTCTTGTGGCATGGACCACTCACTCAAGGTGTGGAACTTCTCAAAGGACAATATACAGAGTGCCATTCAAGCATCCTATGCTTATGTTGCTTCCAAGACAAATAA ACCTTTCAAGTCACTGTATGTCAACACCCCGGACTTCACCACCCGTGACATCCACAGGAACTATGTAGACTGCGTCAGATGGCTGGGAGATTTTGTCCTATCCAAA TCCTGTGAGAATTGCATCGTCTGCTGGAAGCCGGGTCTCATCCACGACGCACTGGATGCAATCAAGCCGTCCATGTCACAGGTCACGGTTCTCCATCGCTTCGACTACACCCAGTGCGACATCTGGTTCATGCGCTTCAGTATGGACTACCGACAAAGG ATCCTGGCTCTCGGCAACCAAATCGGCAAGATCTTTGTCTGGGACTTGGAGGTGGAGGACCCAGCTAAGGCTAA GTGTGCCACTTTCACCCATCCGAAGTGCGTGGCAGCCATTCGTCAGACCGCCCTCAACCATGACGGGAGCATCCTCCTTGCCGTGTGTGATGATGGGACCATCTGGCGGTGGGATCGCATCAAGTGA